One Osmerus eperlanus chromosome 23, fOsmEpe2.1, whole genome shotgun sequence DNA segment encodes these proteins:
- the LOC134010118 gene encoding LOW QUALITY PROTEIN: NACHT and WD repeat domain-containing protein 2 (The sequence of the model RefSeq protein was modified relative to this genomic sequence to represent the inferred CDS: deleted 1 base in 1 codon) translates to MWPSGAGSRQPCPRESALRRAAISGNVLALPPHHVPTGRSVRVFICANPDDTEAERNALKEHVYPKLRDFCRENYGIEFQKHVFDLSPAATSIDRVNPPPDWIYMAVSTVCNQRKHRYRTSHCVSCQGLRDELHAEAHGLVGEKYGSIRMPGEVESAEFEMILDAAVEAGLDTHILEEWYCRDENSVPPAYYLKPKAQMLKNYQNSMESSSAAKTKNDKAWRTVSEEIKKIFRTSVLQLQEKGTMKSAQAKKFLCSALEDELDFALGKQTPAFLKKCVCYIRKISNFDRHAKLPEMARYMDIVVSADRVMRNQEAYERLLKVRDEFIPTIVAASNLRVYSSVTHCDMKLGYSQEVESHYVEGLCKQFYEDMVDIIQATVQQNFDTETDPLYDEIIQHLSLCKTLSSFYEYKSESLDYMQEYLLPSKGSRMMPLVVYGGPCTGKTLLLAEVAKQAYTWLQTELGPETDPVVIVRFIGSSDFSLDLRTLLQSICEQIAINYRCLIHFLPNKIQEMRELLVNLLGESSFHRPLVIVLDSLEQLSEADEARKLWWLPVHLPRTVRVVVSTLPNKYGILQKLRHLVHDEGRYVELVQRDRKACSQTLKQQLLGVKRKVTSGQQIYVNEALAKCTLPMFVNLIYREVVHWRSHKDVDDKSLCSTVHESIEQLFYSVENKLGQRFVFRALGYITMAKAGLTEVELEDILSLDNSVLSDIMVSSNLKNPLRISYDLVARLKEELEGYLIERQVRNVTLMVWANRHLHLIAQKLYLSNEEDVHQMHSLLAEYFLGAWSGGRKKIFHCDNNHFASLNISQHKNPHHQPSHEKASSEKYSYDRQTPEQPWVFQCNLLEPDIFFVNHRKMTELLYHLTRSGRTDDLMFGVIMNFSWLYTMIKIGQFEKALTDIDLAYSYSQEKELKFLASTLRSIKVKVMKNPASLSAELQQRLLPVVTSLPKLRHLLLECDKDGPKYCSIVPLHSSMDVTYSPERLPLCSSYMQIVEILPTLAPNIVLVALEDGSVSTWDVESRQLLRQIDTAKSVVLGIRLTTDEKYLVVATTKNTLLIYDNHKSCLLSEVDIKGSKHGGITGGVTFINGFTLSSHHALAWLEASKDVNVIDLLYGWPLYQFHCWYEVTCVQCSPDGMYAFCGQYLNTTSIFHLGSGDKLATVTSEFSGGFVKSILVLDTLHQMVMIDNEGSLSVWNTKEITAPRLMEDYDCRGDESEVVGIELSEDQRSILICKARSIEVLDTKVWKMVEKFKAKRTERFVAAVLSKNGQSIVASMENTSSIFVWRRDSGQCMASLIEISGAIVKLIKSTHHNMLLSVASSGVLSVWDIDIITAMSNIDKTGKRIQTLQLSGREDYVFTMDGSESIHKWNFNTGFIETVYKHEGLVENCVLTSSGDLMVTSDDKSSQYIWQTATGENIFRINGQKISQLLITHNDQFVVSLCEQNASRVWRLATGHKVCNILVTLQNALITTANTFLVGATKNKLLAVSLWSGSVSKKFVCDDGITIVNFKLIPDCPDFVVFVTSTETVFIWSVADESICRRVQLPTNFLKNLEDFQISPNGKLGIVSKGDENINVLDLHSGKLRLVHAAGIIWRQKLSRDGRYLVYVCFRNCEEDDEAGVVSNLIVMRLADGKSIGTCSLYKTPTFLCLSQRALNIIIGFEDGSIGTYTVVDRVDAALKIKIATSNSRQIVNNASQKVRPKCGNHAFKSIADCVWRESTEVFSRDSPINVSDSGEAETTTPTKKSELLQ, encoded by the exons ATGTGGCCCTCGGGAGCGGGAAGCAGGCAGCCCTGCCCGCGGGAATCGGCGCTCCGCAGGGCGGCAATCAGTGGCAACGTCCTCGCCCTGCCTCCG CACCACGTTCCCACTGGCCGGAGCGTTCGAGTCTTCATCTGCGCCAACCCTGACG acacagaggcagagaggaacgcCCTGAAGGAACATGTCTACCCTAAACTACGGGACTTCTGCAGAGAGAACTACGGGATCGAGTTCCAG AAACATGTCTTTGACCTGAGCCCCGCTGCTACCTCTATCGACCGCGTGAACCCCCCCCCTGACTGGATTTACATGGCTGTCTCGACCGTGTGCAACCAGAGAAAACACCGTTACAGGACATCACACTGCGTGTCCTGCCAGGGCCTCAGGGACGAGCTGCATGCAGAGGCCCAC GGGCTCGTGGGAGAGAAGTACGGCAGCATCCGTATGCCAGGGGAGGTGGAGTCTGCCGAGTTTGAGATGATCCTGGATGCGGCTGTGGAGGCGGGCCTGGACACGCACATCCTGGAAGAGTGGTACTGCAGGGATGAGAACTCAGTCCCGCCCGCCTACTACCTCAAACCCAAAGCCCAAATGCTGAAGAACTACCAGAATTCG ATGGAGTCCAGCAGCGCGGCCAAGACGAAGAACGACAAGGCCTGGAGGACCGTGTCTGAGGAGATCAAGAAGATCTTCCGCACCTCCGTCCTCCAGCTTCAGGAGAAGGGCACCATGAAGAGCGCCCAGGCCAAGAAGTTCCTCTGTTCTG CCTTAGAGGATGAACTGGACTTTGCCTTAGGCAAACAAACCCCTGCCTTCCTCAAGAAGTGCGTTTGCTACATCCGCAAGATCTCCAATTTCGACCGCCACGCCAAGCTGCCCGAAATGGCCCGCTACATGGACATAGTGGTCAGTGCAGACCGTGTCATGCGGAACCAGGAAGCCTACGAGCGCCTCTTAAAGGTACGGGATGAGTTTATACCCACCATCGTCGCTGCCTCCAACCTGCGCGTCTATTCCTCGGTGACGCACTGCGACATGAAGCTCGGCTACTCCCAGGAAGTGGAGAGTCACTACGTGGAAGGCTTGTGTAAACAGTTTTACGAGGACATGGTGGACATCATCCAGGCCACGGTCCAGCAGAATTTCGACACGGAAACCGACCCGCTCTATGACGAGATCATCCAGCATCTGTCCCTGTGTAAGACGCTCTCCTCCTTCTACGAGTACAAGAGCGAGTCACTGGATTACATGCAGGAGTATTTGTTGCCATCCAAAGGAAGCAGGATGATGCCTCTAGTGGTGTACGGAGGTCCCTGCACGGGCAAGACCCTACTGCTTGCTGAGGTCGCCAAACAG GCGTACACGTGGCTCCAGACGGAACTGGGACCCGAGACCGACCCCGTGGTCATCGTCCGCTTCATCGGCTCCTCCGACTTCTCCCTGGACCTCCGCACCCTCCTCCAGAGCATCTGTGAGCAGATCGCCATCAACTACCGCTGCCTCATCCACTTCCTGCCCAACAAGATCCAGGAGATGCGAGAGCTGCTGGTCAACCTCCTGGGAGAGTCCTCCTTTCACCGGCCCCTGGTCATCGTCCTGGACTCCCTGGAGCAGCTCTCCGAAGCGGACGAGGCCCGCAAGCTGTGGTGGCTCCCCGTCCACCTGCCCCGCACCGTCCGCGTCGTGGTCTCCACCCTGCCCAACAAGTACGGCATCCTGCAGAAGCTCCGGCACCTCGTCCACGACGAGGGGCGCTACGTGGAGCTGGTCCAGAGAGACCGCAAGGCTTGCAGCCAGACCCTCAAGCAGCAGCTGCTGGGGGTCAAGAGGAAGGTGACGTCGGGTCAGCAGATCTACGTCAACGAAGCGTTGGCCAAGTGCACCCTCCCTATGTTTGTCAACCTCATCTACCGTGAGGTGGTCCACTGGAGGTCCCATAAAGACGTGGACGATAAGTCACTGTGCTCCACGGTTCACGAGAGCATCGAGCAGCTCTTCTACTCCGTGGAGAACAAGCTAGGGCAGAGGTTTGTGTTCAGAGCACTGGGCTACATCACCATGGCCAAGGCGGGATTGACTGAGGTCGAGTTGGAGGACATTTTGTCATTGGATAACAGTGTTCTTAGTGATATCATGGTGAGTTCAAACCTCAAGAACCCCCTGAGGATTTCGTACGACCTGGTTGCGAGGCTGaaagaggagctggaggggtATCTGATCGAGCGGCAGGTACGGAACGTGACCCTGATGGTGTGGGCCAACCGACACCTCCACCTCATTGCCCAGAAGCTGTACCTCAGCAATGAGGAGGACGTCCACCAGATGCACAGCCTCTTGGCAGAGTACTTCCTGGGGGCGTGGTCGGGCGGCAGGAAGAAGATCTTCCACTGCGACAACAACCACTTTGCCTCGCTCAACATCTCGCAGCATAAAAACCCCCACCATCAGCCGTCTCACGAGAAAGCATCCTCGGAGAAGTACTCTTACGACAGGCAGACTCCGGAGCAGCCCTGGGTGTTCCAATGCAACCTTCTGGAACCTGACATCTTCTTTGTCAACCACAGGAAAATGACCGAGCTCCTCTACCACTTGACCCGGAGTGGCCGTACAGACGACCTCATGTTCGGCGTCATCATGAACTTCAGCTGGCTGTATACCATGATCAAGATTGGACAGTTTGAAAAGGCCCTGACTGACATTGACTTGGCCTACAGCTACTCCCAAGAGAAGGAACTGAAGTTCTTAGCTTCCACACTGCGCAGCATCAAGGTGAAGGTGATGAAGAACCCGGCGTCGCTGTCTGCAGAGCTGCAACAGAGGCTCCTCCCGGtggtcacctccctccccaagcTCAGACACCTCCTCCTCGAGTGCGACAAAGACGGACCAAAGTACTGCTCCATTGTGCCGCTCCACTCCTCCATGGACGTCACCTACAGTCCAGAGAGGCTGCCTCTGTGCTCGAGCTACATGCAGATAGTGGAGATTCTGCCCACCTTGGCCCCTAACATTGTACTGGTGGCCTTGGAGGACGGATCCGTCAGCACCTGGGACGTGGAGAGCCGGCAGCTCCTCCGCCAGATCGACACGGCAAAGTCAGTCGTGCTCGGCATCCGACTGACCACGGACGAGAAGTACCTGGTGGTAGCCACGACCAAGAACACCCTGCTCATCTACGACAACCACAAGTCCTGCCTGCTGTCGGAGGTGGATATCAAGGGGTCCAAGCATGGCGGCATTACCGGAGGGGTCACCTTCATCAACGGCTTCACCCTGTCTAGTCACCACGCGCTAGCTTGGTTAGAGGCCAGTAAAGATGTCAATGTCATCGACCTGCTTTATGGTTGGCCTCTGTACCAGTTCCACTGCTGGTATGAGGTCACTTGCGTCCAATGCTCTCCGGATGGAATGTATGCTTTCTGTGGACAGTACCTCAACACCACGTCCATCTTTCATCTTGGCAGTGGAGACAAGCTTGCCACCGTGACCTCTGAATTTTCCGGTGGTTTTGTCAAGTCCATTCTAGTCCTCGACACCCTTCACCAGATGGTGATGATCGACAACGAAGGGAGTTTGTCGGTGTGGAACACCAAAGAGATCACCGCTCCCCGCCTGATGGAGGACTACGACTGCAGAGGAGACGAGAGTGAGGTGGTGGGCATCGAGCTGTCTGAGGATCAGCGCTCCATCCTCATCTGCAAGGCCAGGAGCATTGAGGTCCTTGACACCAAGGTCTGGAAGATGGTGGAGAAGTTTAAGGCCAAGCGCACGGAACGTTTTGTGGCCGCCGTCCTCTCGAAAAACGGCCAAAGCATCGTCGCCTCCATGGAGAACACTTCGTCCATCTTTGTGTGGAGGAGGGATAGCGGGCAGTGCATGGCCAGCTTAATCGAGATCTCAGGGGCCATCGTCAAACTAATCAAGTCCACCCACCATAACATGCTTCTGTCTGTAGCCAGCAGTGGGGTCCTCTCAGTTTGGGacattgacatcatcactgCCATGTCCAATATTGACAAAACAGGCAAGAGGATTCAGACCTTACAACTCTCTGGCAGAGAAGACTATGTGTTTACTATGGATGGTTCCGAGTCAATCCACAAGTGGAATTTTAACACAGGTTTCATCGAGACGGTTTACAAGCACGAGGGCTTGGTGGAGAACTGTGTGCTAACCTCCTCTGGTGACCTCATGGTGACTTCAGATGACAAGAGCAGCCAGTACATCTGGCAAACTGCCACAGGAGAAAACATCTTCCGCATCAACGGACAGAAGATATCCCAGCTCCTCATTACCCACAATGATCAATTTGTTGTGTCCCTCTGCGAGCAGAATGCTTCCAGAGTCTGGAGGCTTGCCACAGGCCACAAGGTGTGCAATATTCTGGTGACCCTTCAGAATGCACTGATAACCACCGCCAACACCTTTCTAGTTGGAGCCACTAAAAACAAGCTTCTCGCCGTCAGCCTCTGGTCAGGCAGTGTGTCCAAAAAGTTTGTCTGCGATGATGGCATTACCATCGTCAACTTCAAACTCATTCCAGACTGTCCCGATTTTGTGGTCTTCGTCACATCCACAGAGACCGTGTTCATCTGGAGTGTTGCGGATGAGTCCATCTGTAGGCGTGTCCAACTGCCCACCAACTTCCTCAAGAACCTGGAGGACTTCCAGATCTCCCCCAATGGAAAACTCGGCATCGTCTCCAAGGGTGACGAGAACATCAACGTGTTAGACCTTCACAGTGGAAAGCTACGGTTGGTCCACGCCGCGGGCATCATCTGGAGGCAAAAGCTCTCCAGAGATGGTCGGTACCTGGTGTACGTCTGCTTCCGGAACTGTGAGGAGGACGACGAGGCGGGCGTCGTGTCCAACCTGATCGTGATGCGCCTGGCGGACGGCAAGAGCATCGGCACGTGCTCTCTTTACAAGACGCCgaccttcctctgcctctcccagcGGGCTTTAAACATCATCATCGGCTTTGAGGACGGAAGCATCGGCACGTACACCGTGGTGGACCGCGTGGACGCCGCCCTCAAGATCAAGATCGCCACCTCCAACAGCCGTCAGATCGTCAACAACGCCTCGCAGAAGGTGCGTCCCAAGTGCGGCAACCACGCCTTTAAGAGCATCGCCGACTGCGTGTGGAGGGAGTCGACGGAGGTGTTCTCCAGAGACAGCCCCATCAACGTATCCGATTCGGGGGAAGCCGAGACCACGACGCCTACGAAGAAAAGTGAACTGCTGCAGTAA